The Rhizobium tumorigenes genome window below encodes:
- the ligD gene encoding non-homologous end-joining DNA ligase — MTKPPRKKPQPLLRETDAPIRSRPRKPRDPAQPQLPFDPMPARIEPCLALLKAKPPSGPDWIYEIKWDGYRIAVHIEPNSVRIITRGGHDWTDRFPAIAAAARTLGVGTAILDGEAVVLDAAGRSDFGALQRSLGGRGGRQASDDAILYAFDLLYFDGHDLTKMELSGRRHLLEDLIGESEGVIRISEALEADGATLLAAAREHGLEGIIAKHRDSTYRSGRLGDWQKIKCIQSESFVIVGYEPSALARGGIGSLLLAAYQGDAFVYVGSVGTGFKERDALELRRMLDTLTTKRASVAVDKKGVVFVQPTLIAEIEYRAWTDDGKLRHGSYKGLRDVQDNAAIYKLGE, encoded by the coding sequence ATGACAAAGCCGCCGCGCAAAAAACCTCAGCCGCTTTTGCGGGAGACGGACGCTCCAATCCGCTCGCGACCGCGCAAACCCCGCGATCCAGCGCAACCGCAGCTTCCCTTCGACCCGATGCCAGCCCGTATCGAACCGTGCCTGGCGCTCTTGAAAGCAAAGCCGCCGTCCGGACCGGACTGGATCTACGAGATCAAATGGGACGGCTATCGTATTGCGGTTCACATCGAACCAAACTCGGTGCGGATCATCACACGTGGCGGTCATGACTGGACCGACAGGTTTCCGGCGATCGCCGCCGCTGCGCGCACGCTCGGCGTCGGGACCGCCATTCTGGATGGGGAAGCCGTCGTGCTCGATGCAGCGGGACGTTCGGATTTTGGGGCGCTGCAACGGTCACTGGGCGGACGCGGAGGCAGACAAGCGTCAGACGATGCCATCCTTTACGCATTCGACCTGTTGTATTTCGACGGTCATGACCTGACCAAGATGGAGTTGTCCGGACGTCGTCACCTGCTGGAAGACCTGATCGGCGAAAGCGAGGGAGTAATCCGCATCTCCGAGGCGCTCGAAGCCGATGGCGCGACACTTCTGGCGGCCGCGCGCGAGCACGGCCTGGAAGGCATCATTGCCAAGCACCGCGACAGCACCTACCGCTCGGGCCGGCTTGGGGACTGGCAGAAGATCAAATGCATCCAGAGCGAGAGCTTTGTGATTGTCGGATACGAGCCGTCCGCTCTAGCACGCGGCGGGATCGGCAGCCTGCTGCTCGCGGCATATCAGGGCGACGCGTTCGTCTATGTCGGGTCGGTCGGGACTGGCTTCAAAGAGAGAGATGCACTCGAACTGCGCCGGATGCTGGACACGCTGACGACCAAGCGTGCGTCGGTTGCGGTCGATAAAAAGGGGGTCGTCTTCGTTCAACCGACACTGATTGCCGAGATCGAATATCGAGCCTGGACCGACGATGGCAAGTTACGGCATGGCTCGTATAAGGGCTTGCGAGATGTGCAGGACAATGCCGCGATCTACAAACTCGGAGAATAG